The sequence ATGCTATTATTTTCATTTGAACAGTAAAGTTCAGCAAACTATTCAAAGCAAAAACCAATCTTTCTTCATTGGCTGTCAGACAGTCTTTTTGCTGATAACTTCTTTAAAAAACATGCCTCCTTTCTTAAAGGACTTACTTTTTGGGTGTAATTTCCAGTGATGATACCCCCCTCGTACCGGGTGATGGTATGCCCACTAAGAAGAGCCCCAAAAAAAAGAGCGTTTTAAGATTTTAAAGATATGATATAGTGTTGATTGAAGACAGCCAGAAAACAGAAAAGCCGCGTAAATCATGTGATTTATGCGGCTTTGATACTGCTTGATGCTTTTGTTGTGACCCCGCTCGGGCTCGAACCGAGGACCCAAAGATTAAGAGTCTTTTGCTCTACCAACTGAGCTACGGAGTCATCTCTTATCACCACATATCGTGTGGTTGGGGTTGCAAAACTACAACCTTTATTAATATTTCACAAAAATAATTTAACTTAAATTTCTTTAATTTTTAAAAACCTCCGGATATACCCCCGGTTAAAATATACTCAGTTATGGAAACAGCATACATTGTAGCCGGATACAGAACCGCTGTGGGAAAGGCTAAACGTGGCGGATTCCGCTTCTATCGCCCCGACGATCTCGCCGTAGATGTCATAACAGGTTTGTTAAAAAGCGTCCCCCAGCTTGACCCAAAGCGCGTCGATGACCTTATCGTAGGGAACGCCGTCCCCGAAGCTGAACAAGGTCTCCAGATAGGCAGAATGATCTCCGTCAGAGCCCTCGGCATCGAAGTACCCGGCGTAACCGTAAACAGATACTGCGCCTCCGGCCTTGAAACCATCGCCATCGCTACCGCCAAAATTCAATCCGGTATGGCCCACTGCATCATCGCCGGTGGCACCGAAAGTATGAGCCTGGTACCCGTAGCCGGCTGGAAAACAGTGCCGAATTTTAAAGTCGCCAGCACCACGCCAGAATACTACCTCGGCATGGGCCTCACCGCCGAAGCCGTGGCCAAAGAATACAACATCTCCCGCGAAGACCAGGACCTCTTCGCCCTCAACTCTCATCAAAAAGCCATCAAGGCTATCCAGAACGGCTACTTTAAAGAAGGGATCCTCCCCATCAACATAGATGAAGTATATGTTGATGAGAAAGGTCGCAAACAACAACGCTCCTACACCGTCGATACCGACGAAGGTCCCCGTGCCGATACATCTGCCGAAGCCCTCGCCAAACTAAAACCCGTTTTTGCCGCTGGTGGCAGCGTCACCGCCGGCAACTCCTCTCAGACCTCCGACGGCGCCGCCTTCGTAATCGTCATGAGCGAAACCATGGTCAAAGAATTGGGATTGACTCCCATCGGTCGCCTCGTTGGTTGCGCTTCCGCAGGTGTACACCCACGCATTATGGGCATCGGCCCCGTTGCTGCCATTCCGAAAGTTTTGCAACAAACTGGAAAGACCCTGAACGATATCAACCTCGTTGAACTGAATGAAGCCTTTGCCTCTCAATCTGTAGCCGTGATCCGCGAACTGGGCATCGACCCCGATATCGTTAATATCAATGGCGGCGCCATCGCCCTGGGCCATCCCCTTGGCTGTACCGGTGCCAAACTCACTGTTCAAATCCTCAGTGACCTGAAACGACTCAATCAAAAATATGGCATCGTCACCGCCTGCGTAGGTGGTGGTCAGGGAATAGCCGGTGTCATCGAAAGATTATAAAAAACTTATAAAAATCAATCTCAAAAGATCACAAATCATTATCAAAAGATCACAAAAACCCGCATCGAAAAATTACAAAAAAGGGAAATGCCTCCTGAATCAAGGAGGCATTCCCCTTTTTACATCTATATCCCAAAACCAATAAATAATTGATTCTCAATCCCACTAATTATATTTCTTCTATATTCCCCCCATACTCTTCCCCCCGCAATACCTTCCTCCCTACTTTTACGTTTTAAGAATACTCAATCAATAACCATTTAAAAAATCTCCATGAAACCACTTACCTGGCTCTGTTGCTGTGCCCTATTGCTATTCGCATGTAATAAACAAAAGGAAGCCAAATTGTCTTTAAACACTGAAACTATAGCTGCCACCCCCGTCAGCAAAACCACTAGCAAAAAGATCTTTATCCACTACATGCCCTGGTTCGAAACACCCGATTCCAAAGGCACCTGGGGATACCACTGGAAAATGAACACCCAAAACCCGGACATCATCACCAATGGTAAAAGACAAATCGCTACTTACTATTACCCTAAAACCGGTCCTTATTATTCCAGCGATCCGGCCATTATCGAGTACCAACTCCTCCTCATGAAATACGCCGGTGCCGATGGCGTCTTCATCGACTGGCCAGGTACCAGAGCGCTCTACGACTACCCTGACAACCTCGCCAATTCCAATGCCCTCATCAACAAACTGAATGCTGTCGGTCTGCAATTCGGTATCGTCGAAGAAGACAGGAACTGGGATGCCGGCAATACCTCCGGTGCCCATGGCGATTTTGTCTACATGCAAAACAACTACTTCAATCAATCCAATTACCTCACTACCAATGGTACCCCGGTCGTGCTCAACTTCGGTCCCATCACCTTTCATCAATCCTCCCAATGGGATGCAATCTTAAATGGTATCAGCCCGAAACCCAAAGTACTTCCGCTCTTTGGCTTTACGTCCGAAGTCGGATCCAACAATGCCGGTGGTGAATTCCCCTGGATCTACCAGGATCATCCCACTGTTGTGAATAACTACTATGCTCAGGCTGCGAACTTCGCACTATCTGTGGGGGTAGTTTATCCTGGCTTCAATACGTTCTATGCCGCCGGTGGTGCCGATGGCCCTACCTGGCAGATCGCCTATAACGGTACCAGCACCTTCTCTACCATGCTGGATAAGGCCCTTGCCTCTTCTGTGAGCATTATTCAATTTGCTACCTGGAATGACTATGGTGAAGGGACCATGATCGAACCTACTGAAGAATTCGGCTACTCTTTCCTCACTACCATGCAAACAAAACTGGGCGTTCCATATGGACAGCATGAACTGGAAGTCATTTATCAATTGTACCAGGCTCGCAAATCTTATGCTGGCAATACTACCATTCAGGCGCAACTGGACCAGGTATTCACCTACCTCGCCAATCA is a genomic window of Chitinophaga sp. LS1 containing:
- a CDS encoding thiolase family protein produces the protein METAYIVAGYRTAVGKAKRGGFRFYRPDDLAVDVITGLLKSVPQLDPKRVDDLIVGNAVPEAEQGLQIGRMISVRALGIEVPGVTVNRYCASGLETIAIATAKIQSGMAHCIIAGGTESMSLVPVAGWKTVPNFKVASTTPEYYLGMGLTAEAVAKEYNISREDQDLFALNSHQKAIKAIQNGYFKEGILPINIDEVYVDEKGRKQQRSYTVDTDEGPRADTSAEALAKLKPVFAAGGSVTAGNSSQTSDGAAFVIVMSETMVKELGLTPIGRLVGCASAGVHPRIMGIGPVAAIPKVLQQTGKTLNDINLVELNEAFASQSVAVIRELGIDPDIVNINGGAIALGHPLGCTGAKLTVQILSDLKRLNQKYGIVTACVGGGQGIAGVIERL
- a CDS encoding glycoside hydrolase family 71/99-like protein produces the protein MKPLTWLCCCALLLFACNKQKEAKLSLNTETIAATPVSKTTSKKIFIHYMPWFETPDSKGTWGYHWKMNTQNPDIITNGKRQIATYYYPKTGPYYSSDPAIIEYQLLLMKYAGADGVFIDWPGTRALYDYPDNLANSNALINKLNAVGLQFGIVEEDRNWDAGNTSGAHGDFVYMQNNYFNQSNYLTTNGTPVVLNFGPITFHQSSQWDAILNGISPKPKVLPLFGFTSEVGSNNAGGEFPWIYQDHPTVVNNYYAQAANFALSVGVVYPGFNTFYAAGGADGPTWQIAYNGTSTFSTMLDKALASSVSIIQFATWNDYGEGTMIEPTEEFGYSFLTTMQTKLGVPYGQHELEVIYQLYQARKSYAGNTTIQAQLDQVFTYLANQQVAQAETLLNNLGGNNNTTGVYIKNKWLSTYLYEDNGQVKYSSSNSGNQYKWVQETVNGHIRFKNLSTGHYLNIEHLYSYVESADVPNTYYSSYWVLESYNGYTRLKNEWQSTYVNLENQSGLAQCTTVPDYFESSQWTLQQ